Part of the Candidatus Aminicenantes bacterium genome, CACGATACGCTTCACCTTCATACCCTCTTCCTCGTACAGGACTTCGAACCGACCCCAGGGACGCTCTTCCCGATCCTTTATCATGCGTTGACTCTCTGCTCCCGTTCCAGGCGCTCCAGGTCCGCATCCACCATCATGCACACCAGTTCAGGGAATGATACTCTGGGCTCCCATCCCAGCTCACGCTTGGCCTTGGCGGGATCACCGATTAAGAGGTCCACTTCCGCGGGACGCATGAAACGGGGATCCTGAACCACGAAGTCCCGGTAATCCAGGTTCACGCGGGAAAACGCCAACTCCACCAATTCGCGTACGGAATGGGTCTCACCCGTGGCGATCACGTAGTCCCGGGGTTCTTTTTGCTGCAGCATCATCCACATGGCACGAACGTAATCGCCGGCATAGCCCCAATCCCGCTTGGCATCGAGGTTGCCCAGGCGCAATTCCCCTGCCAGCCCCATCTTGATAGCGGCCGCGGCATGCGTGACCTTGCGGGTCACGAACTCCATGCCCCTGCGGGGGGACTCATGGTTGAATAGTATGCCGGAAACCCCGAATATATCGTAGCTTTCGCGGTAGTTGACGGTTATCCAGTGACCGTAAACCTTGGCCACACCGTACGGGCTGCGGGGATGAAACGGGGTGCTTTCCGACTGGGGGATCTCGCGCACTTTGCCGAACATCTCCGAGGATGAAGCCTGGTAAAAACGGATCCCGGGATTAACCGCACGGATGGCTTCCAACATGCGGGTAACCCCCACGGCGGTAAATTCAGCCGTCAGAACGGGTTGATTCCAGGAAGTCGGCACGAAACTCATGGCCGCCAGGTTGTAGACTTCATCGGGTTCGCATTCTTCAACCAACTTGATCAGGGAATATTGATCCAGGAGGTCGGCCTGGCGGATATTGATCCGTTCCCGGATTCCGTCCAATCTGCCAT contains:
- the gmd gene encoding GDP-mannose 4,6-dehydratase, whose translation is MEKKALITGVTGQDGSYLAEWLMEKGYTVTGMVRRSSTENYGRLDGIRERINIRQADLLDQYSLIKLVEECEPDEVYNLAAMSFVPTSWNQPVLTAEFTAVGVTRMLEAIRAVNPGIRFYQASSSEMFGKVREIPQSESTPFHPRSPYGVAKVYGHWITVNYRESYDIFGVSGILFNHESPRRGMEFVTRKVTHAAAAIKMGLAGELRLGNLDAKRDWGYAGDYVRAMWMMLQQKEPRDYVIATGETHSVRELVELAFSRVNLDYRDFVVQDPRFMRPAEVDLLIGDPAKAKRELGWEPRVSFPELVCMMVDADLERLEREQRVNA